CCCTGATGTGACCCTTGCTGAGGATTGGCGGTCGTGGATCTTGGCACTACGGTGGGAAATGAATGCAGACCTGCGCAGGTGCAGCCGCAAAGCAATCGAATGCGGCAACAGTGCTCATGAGTCGCATACAAGTCTCATTATTGGTCTTAGCTTGCGTCTCGATTGGAGCAGTTGAGCTAGCTTCTTCTCGCCGTGGGCATGCCTACGTTGCGATCCTGGCTGGCCAACGGGCGCGTCCCCTGAATGGCGACTTCAACAACGTTCCTGTTCTTCACTCCAATCAGCCCGAAATCGTCACGGGCCCAGGAATTTTGGTGAATACGGCACCGGGTGCTGCGATCGCTTCGGAAAATAATCGTCCATTGAACAATGCTACCTACACATTTAATGGAGAATTTGGTGTTCACATGCACCACAAATACTATCCAAGTGATGTATCAAAATTGGGGGGAAGTCGTTCCCGCGGACTGTTGACATTGGCTCTTATTGCTGCCAATCCAGGCCAAAAATCTGTGACCTTAAGATTTAAGCGAGGTTCGGTTAAAAATAGCTTTGAAGCTCCATACCATAGTAATAAATTAATGGGGGTTAAACCCCTTGGGAAACGTCCTTGGAATACGGGTCCGGGTGATGCCACCGCTGTTCAACTTTTACGAAATGAATTAGACCGAAAAGTCCCAGATTCTGTGACAATTCCCGCAGGTGGTCGGATTGTCGTCGTACGCACCATTTTGCCTGCTCGTGGCATTGCCAATGGCTTGTTGCAGGGTCAAAGCGATGGTTCATTCACCATGGCAGTTGTGGCTTCAGAGCAAACAAGCTCAGACCAAGATCTATTTACTGTATTGGATCGTGGTCGCCTGGCACCTGGTCGAATATATCTAAATCGAATTCGCGAAATCCAGTTGGGAAGGGTTTTCTCACGAGTAGCAGGGGTTGCACTAGGTGATGAATATCGCGCCTCAATCAATCACGACCTGTCCCAAGGAGCCTTACATGTCCCGCTGACGAGTACTTCAAGACATCATTTTGGAACACGAGATATTCAGGTTAATCCACTGGCTGTTCGGATGATTGATTCCGCTCTGAATAATATTGGAACCTATGGTGTTCGTTATAGTGTTACATTAAATCTTGTTGGCAATGGTAATTATCAACTAGTCATGAGCCATCCGGTTGTTTCTGGTAAACAACCTTTTACCGCGTTTCGTGGCTCGATGCAGATTGAACAAAAAAATACAATGCAGGAGATCCATGTGGGCTTGCGTTCTGGAGAAAGTTTGGCACTGACAGATATCAATCTTTTGGAGGATCAGAACACACCAGTCAAAGTCACACTCGTGTATCCAGCCGATGCCACACCTGGTCATCTCTTGAGTGTCGTGCCGGTGGATCAGTTAGCTGTTTTGCGTCGACGACAACTTCAGCAGCGAACGGCTCAACAGAACATCACCATCAAAAAAACAACCGCTGTTGCTCCAAAAACACCGCCTCCTCTTCCCGAAATTCAGCAGAAGGTTCCGATTAAACCTGTCTTAAGTCTGCAGCCATCCATCATGGTTCCAAAGTCTTCATCTCCCCCAACGAACGATCCTCGTTACACAGATGCAAACCGATCCCAGCAACAGTGGTTACGTCAGCTCCAGGGTCGATAGTCTTTCGGCAGCAAGGTTGAACTGGTGAGCGCCGAGGAGTCCAACCATCAGCAAAAAATTACCGTCACCCTGTCGAAACGGTTGGTGACGCTGATTGATCAACTCAAGCGTGAGTATGGCGTTCGCTCGAGGGGCCTCGTTCTGGAGTCAGTTCTCGAACAATTGATTCAGCCGGAGGATCAGTCGGATCTGTTGGATCCAACGTCCCCTGACACCGCTGTGGTCTCCCCTGAGGTGCCACCCCCAGAGGCAAGCAGTTTGGTGCTGATCCGCGCCACGGAAGCGGATACAACGTTTGATGAGCCTGAACCTCAGCTGCAACAACAAAGTTCTGTTGGTATTGATTTGCCAGGGTTCGTGAGCCGTCGAACGACGCAACTTCGCGACACGCTCGCCCAGCGTTCTGACAACGATCCATCGGACAAATCCGCGTCGGGCGATCCTCTGCTGTCTTCGGTGTCTCACGCTGATTTAATCGCTGCCACCGAAGCCGTTGATGAACATTGGCGTTCCCTTTATGGACAACCGCCTGGCGACACCGTTGTGGAAGCATCGATGCTTTGGCTGGCACGGGATGTTTGGTCGACGACAGATGCCAGTGATGGCAGACCATTTACATGGTCTGCTGCAAATTCCTCAATGAGGGAACTCTGTTCTGACTGGGAGCAAGGTGATCCTTCGCTCGGGCGCGTGATGGTGGTGGCTGGAACCCTGGAAGATCCTTTTGCAACGGCTTCTTTGGCCGACCGCATGCCGACGTTGATACGGCGATTTGTGAATCGCTTTCGTCGCAGCCGTCAGGTCACGTCCTTTGAAACACTTGAGTCCACCATGACCGTGCATGGTGCACTCAAGCTTTTGGGTTTATCGACTACCGCTGGAGCGAGTGTGACGTTGGCCTCCATTCGAGAGGCATTTAAGGCACGTGCACGCGATGTTCATCCTGATGCTGGAGGGTCTACCGATGCCATGCGTCGACTCAATGAGGCCTATCGACTGCTTCGAGAGTTGTACCGCAATCGCTAATCACTCGTCACGCCTGAGTCTCACCACTGGTCTTATTATGCGAAGCAAGTAAGACTGCTGACTCTTTTTCGCATTTTTGCTGATGTCTTGCATGGAACCGACTTGTTTCGCATAGCTCAGGCAAGTCGCGCTTTAAGACTCAAATTGCGTCCAATTCAAGATTAATGAGTAGATTTCAATATCGATTTTTTTGGAATTTTTATTTGTTGCGGACATGCATTCCTCATTGGCTCCAGGTGGCTGAAACGAACTCCGATCGTTTCAATTGGTTTGTTGAACAGTCAATGCTCCCGTCCATGGCCTGTCCACTGCAGAGCTATTCCGCAACAGGTCTGTCATAGCAATCATTGTTGATGGGGCGTACCTGCTGTAGACACAGGTACGCTTGATTTCCGGGTGATCGGTATCAGCACCCTGTCCCGCTAAAACGGCTAAAAATCTTGTCGAGCTTTAGTGTGTCTCATCGCAAGACCTGCCTTGCGACGCACTCGCGACTAGAGAGACATTGGCCAACTCACGACTATCTACTGCTTCTCATTTGAAAAGCGCAATGAGACCTGTGATGAGTCTCAGGTAAGGCAGACGCGATTAAATCTGCAATAAAAAACCGGGCCATTTCAGCCCGGTTTCTTCTTGGGTGACCTTGATGTTGTCGGGTCAAGTGGATGTCTGCATCCCCTGGATCAAAAAGTCGAAATAAGGGGAGGAGAGTTTGGCTTGTTGGTCGGAGAGCAAAGCCAGCGAAGCATCTTTCATCGTTTTCATCGCTTCGACCATGCCAGGCATTGGAACTCCAAGGCTGTTGTACATCTCCCGTGCCCCAACCAATCCAATGTCTTGAATCATCTCCGTGCTTCCCGCGAGAACGCCATAGGTCACAAGCCGTAGGTACCAGCTGTAATCACGAAGGCATTGAGCGCGTTGCCGCTGGCCGTAGGAATTCCCACCAGGGGCTACATATTCTGGCTTTCGACTAAAAAGTTGTTTCGCCGATTCGTCGACAATCTTCTTTTCGTTATCGGTCAAGACTTTGACGACCGAAACGCGCATCGCGCCTTGATCAAGAAATTCCACCATCGAACGGAGTTCGCCGCTGGTGGGGTACCGCAGATCATCATCGGCTTGAAGGATGAGATCCCGGACAACGCTCATGGAACTTGGCAGGCTTCATGGAGTTTAGTGGTCTTAAGTGAGGCTCCACGCCATTGCGGCCTCTGGTGTTACGCCTTTGCAATGGCTGGAGTTCAAGCATGGATGACCAAACGGTTGGAAACGAGCCCGCGCCAAGGCCTGGCTTGACGATCAACGTTGAATGTTCTGATCTCGATCGCAATGGAAAAGGCATTGCTCGATGGAACGGCTGGGTCGTTGTTATCGATGATTTATTGCCTGGCGAAAAGGCACAGGTGCAACTGCAGCAGCGTCAACGCTCACGCTGGCTAGCTCGACGGGGCGAGCTGCTTCAACCATCGGACGACCGTCGCCGACCACCCTGCATCCTTGCCGCGGACTGTGGTGGCTGCACCCTTCAATCCCTCAATGAATCCGCCCAAAACAGTTGGAAGGTTTCATCACTGCAGCAGACCATGCAACGTATCGGAGGGATTGATGACACACCACTGCCGCTCTTAGCGGATGAAAGCCGCGGC
The DNA window shown above is from Synechococcus sp. CC9902 and carries:
- a CDS encoding DUF3370 family protein, which encodes MSRIQVSLLVLACVSIGAVELASSRRGHAYVAILAGQRARPLNGDFNNVPVLHSNQPEIVTGPGILVNTAPGAAIASENNRPLNNATYTFNGEFGVHMHHKYYPSDVSKLGGSRSRGLLTLALIAANPGQKSVTLRFKRGSVKNSFEAPYHSNKLMGVKPLGKRPWNTGPGDATAVQLLRNELDRKVPDSVTIPAGGRIVVVRTILPARGIANGLLQGQSDGSFTMAVVASEQTSSDQDLFTVLDRGRLAPGRIYLNRIREIQLGRVFSRVAGVALGDEYRASINHDLSQGALHVPLTSTSRHHFGTRDIQVNPLAVRMIDSALNNIGTYGVRYSVTLNLVGNGNYQLVMSHPVVSGKQPFTAFRGSMQIEQKNTMQEIHVGLRSGESLALTDINLLEDQNTPVKVTLVYPADATPGHLLSVVPVDQLAVLRRRQLQQRTAQQNITIKKTTAVAPKTPPPLPEIQQKVPIKPVLSLQPSIMVPKSSSPPTNDPRYTDANRSQQQWLRQLQGR
- a CDS encoding molecular chaperone DnaJ; amino-acid sequence: MSAEESNHQQKITVTLSKRLVTLIDQLKREYGVRSRGLVLESVLEQLIQPEDQSDLLDPTSPDTAVVSPEVPPPEASSLVLIRATEADTTFDEPEPQLQQQSSVGIDLPGFVSRRTTQLRDTLAQRSDNDPSDKSASGDPLLSSVSHADLIAATEAVDEHWRSLYGQPPGDTVVEASMLWLARDVWSTTDASDGRPFTWSAANSSMRELCSDWEQGDPSLGRVMVVAGTLEDPFATASLADRMPTLIRRFVNRFRRSRQVTSFETLESTMTVHGALKLLGLSTTAGASVTLASIREAFKARARDVHPDAGGSTDAMRRLNEAYRLLRELYRNR
- a CDS encoding allophycocyanin subunit alpha-B; this encodes MSVVRDLILQADDDLRYPTSGELRSMVEFLDQGAMRVSVVKVLTDNEKKIVDESAKQLFSRKPEYVAPGGNSYGQRQRAQCLRDYSWYLRLVTYGVLAGSTEMIQDIGLVGAREMYNSLGVPMPGMVEAMKTMKDASLALLSDQQAKLSSPYFDFLIQGMQTST